The sequence below is a genomic window from Fibrobacter sp..
ACCCGCTTAAGACTGCACAAGAGGTGAAAACAGCTATCTTGAAGCATCTCAAGAAGTTAACATCGTTGTCACCAGCTAAGCTTATCTCTAAACGATTTGAGAAGTATTCCGCAATGGGAAAATTCAACAAATAAACGGAGAATCCTGTGACCAAGAAAAATCAGAACCCTACAGAAGATCAACTGCATAAGATTCCGCTTCGTATCACTGATACCACTCTTCGTGATGCTCATCAGTCCTTGTGGGCTACGAGGATGAGAACTGATGATATGCTGCGGATAATCGATGTGATAGACAATGTTGGCTTTTACTCTCTGGAATGCTGGGGAGGGGCTACATTTGATGTGTGTTTGAGATTCCTGAGGGAAAATCCCTGGGAACGGCTGAGGATGATCAAGGCCAAGGCTAAAAACACACCTTTGCAGATGCTTCTGCGCGGACAGAATCTGGTCGGCTACAGGAATTATGCTGATGATGTTGTTGACAGGTTTGTTGCACTCGCCTGCGAAAACGGTATAGATATTTTCCGGGTATTTGATGCTCTTAATGACACCAGAAACCTGGAAGCTGCTTTGAAAGCTGTCAAGAAGCATGGCGGCCATGCACAAGGTACTTTGTGTTATACCATCTCTCCAGTGCACACTGTTGAAAAATATGTACAGTATGCAAAAGAGCAGGTTGATCTGGGGATTGATTCCCTTTGCATTAAAGACATGGCTGGTATTCTTTCTCCGATCTCTGCTGAGCGGCTTGTTCGTGCGCTCATTAAGGAACTGAATATTCCGATTCAGATTCATTGTCATGCCTCTTCGGGAATGGCTATTGCCACCTATGTTGAGGGAGTGAGGGCTGGTGCTGGTGCAATTGACTGTGCTATCTCTTCCATGGCTGGTTTTTCATCGCAGCCGCCGGTTGAGACGATGGCGGCCATATTTGCTGAGACTAATTACTCAGCGGGCCTTGACATGGAGGCACTGGAAAAGGTGGCGAGATATTTTGCTGAACTGTCTCCCAAGCGGAGGCCGTCCAATGCCCCGATGGCGATAATCGATCCGGAAATTCTGCTGCATCAGATACCCGGAGGTATGATATCTAACTTCAGGTCACAATTAGAGATGCAGAAAGCGCTTGACAAACTTCCTGAGGTGCTTAAAGAGGTTACAAGAGTTCGTGAGGATCTTGGGTTCCCGCCCCTGGTGACGCCCACAAGTCAGATAGTGGGGACTCAGGCTGTTATGAATGTTATTTCCGGAGAACGTTACAAGATAATTCCGAATGAAGTGAAAGATTATGTAAGAGGGTTGTACGGAAGGTCACCGGCACCGATTTCTGAAGAACTGATTAAGAAGATTCTGGGTGATGAAAAGCCGATCACATATAGACCGGCGGACCGGTTAGAGCCGATGCTTCCGAAATCCACAGATGCCATTGATCCAAAACTTATCGAGCATGAAGAAGATATCATTTCTTACATTCTTTTACCTGAACCTGCGTTGGAATATTTCAAATGGCGGGCGCTTGCACCTGAATCACGGCCTGAAACACCTGTTGATCTTGAACTGAAGAAGCTTAAGCAGGAGGTGAAAAAGGAGGCAGAAGTTGTAAAGACTCAGCAGGAAACTTCGGCTCAGGTTTCAGCGGCTCCAATAAGTCTTCCACCGGAT
It includes:
- the accB gene encoding acetyl-CoA carboxylase biotin carboxyl carrier protein — protein: MPLRITDTTLRDAHQSLWATRMRTDDMLRIIDVIDNVGFYSLECWGGATFDVCLRFLRENPWERLRMIKAKAKNTPLQMLLRGQNLVGYRNYADDVVDRFVALACENGIDIFRVFDALNDTRNLEAALKAVKKHGGHAQGTLCYTISPVHTVEKYVQYAKEQVDLGIDSLCIKDMAGILSPISAERLVRALIKELNIPIQIHCHASSGMAIATYVEGVRAGAGAIDCAISSMAGFSSQPPVETMAAIFAETNYSAGLDMEALEKVARYFAELSPKRRPSNAPMAIIDPEILLHQIPGGMISNFRSQLEMQKALDKLPEVLKEVTRVREDLGFPPLVTPTSQIVGTQAVMNVISGERYKIIPNEVKDYVRGLYGRSPAPISEELIKKILGDEKPITYRPADRLEPMLPKSTDAIDPKLIEHEEDIISYILLPEPALEYFKWRALAPESRPETPVDLELKKLKQEVKKEAEVVKTQQETSAQVSAAPISLPPDFQGITKEITEKISGLVLEELIFSRGEFKIAIKATGSTSSTVAAPALAPSAPVVTAQTAQPVAPAPAPEQKKAEASADVTNINQKTINSPLVGTFYSSPGPEKPKFVKEGDLVEKGAKVCIVEAMKLFNEISAPVKCRIIKILAADGKVVEKDQPLIAIEELE